A genomic window from Sulfurospirillum diekertiae includes:
- a CDS encoding phage replisome organizer N-terminal domain-containing protein: MMKKYFWLKLKNDFFDREEIKLIEAMPNGKDYIIFYMKLLLKSIENNGELFFRNTIPYSAEMLANVTNTNIDTVKVSVDIFLKFELMEKWDDGTLFMVETQNMIGSESKWASYKRIERQKKTEIGHCQKMSKKNPIELDIELEKNIESSLSFFPANEIERIDFKSFKKKLLNSFPSYEFKLKQLDGENFLCTHQGFCLKNGYIYNLQTKRLCDSTESFKIWEYLYSVRSAVFEQAFIQNNQKSVL, from the coding sequence ATGATGAAAAAATACTTTTGGTTAAAATTAAAAAATGATTTTTTTGATCGAGAAGAAATCAAGCTTATTGAAGCCATGCCAAATGGAAAAGACTACATAATTTTTTATATGAAACTTCTTTTAAAAAGTATAGAAAATAATGGAGAACTCTTTTTTAGAAATACTATACCATATAGTGCAGAGATGCTTGCAAATGTGACAAATACAAATATCGATACTGTCAAAGTATCTGTTGACATATTTTTGAAATTTGAATTGATGGAAAAATGGGATGATGGCACACTATTCATGGTAGAAACTCAAAATATGATAGGCAGTGAATCAAAGTGGGCTAGTTATAAGAGGATAGAGCGACAGAAAAAAACAGAAATTGGACATTGTCAAAAAATGTCAAAAAAAAATCCAATAGAGCTAGATATAGAATTAGAGAAAAATATAGAATCCTCTCTCTCCTTCTTCCCTGCAAATGAAATAGAGAGGATAGATTTTAAATCTTTCAAAAAAAAGTTACTCAATTCTTTTCCTAGTTATGAATTTAAATTAAAACAATTAGATGGTGAAAATTTTCTTTGTACTCATCAGGGCTTTTGTTTAAAAAATGGTTATATCTATAATCTTCAAACAAAGAGGCTTTGTGATTCAACTGAGAGTTTTAAAATTTGGGAATATTTATATAGCGTTAGAAGTGCTGTTTTTGAACAAGCATTTATTCAAAATAATCAAAAGAGTGTTTTATGA
- a CDS encoding inorganic phosphate transporter: protein MSVLWDALTNVDNLTIALLLLSLGIALFYEMINGFHDTANAVAMIIYTHSMKARDSVIMSGVMNFLGVLMGGIGVAYAIVHLLPVDIMVATNKNASLAMVYALLISAVIWNLGTWYFALPVSSSHSLIGSIIGVSATFGVLNGFDISQSVNWKVVYGVLAGLAISPVIGFGVAFFMMRLARKYIDSPKLFKSPTQEEKRKHPNFWARMGIIATGAGVSFAHGSNDGQKGIGLIMIILIGILPNYYALNMNSHQYKITQTKDAANNLARFYADNNETLVQMVSEKRLTSALKTKNTIAECNVDQVGTSASLVAQKLDNLKSYEDLIAEDIWSVRTTILCSDNFFAQAEKIYLIGDKDKSDYIATQRKALVSPIEYAPTWVIMAVALAIGIGTMIGYKRIVETIGEKIGAKPINYMQGTISQLTTMITILLANFVHAPVSTTHILSSAVTGSMVAEPDGGIQRSTVKMIVLSWIFTLPVTAVLGSAIYMLLNFFMK from the coding sequence ATGTCTGTACTTTGGGACGCTTTAACAAATGTTGATAATCTTACAATTGCTTTACTTCTTTTATCGCTAGGAATTGCTCTCTTTTATGAAATGATTAATGGTTTTCACGATACTGCCAATGCCGTTGCGATGATTATTTATACGCATTCTATGAAGGCACGTGACTCGGTTATTATGTCAGGTGTCATGAATTTTTTAGGTGTTTTAATGGGTGGAATTGGCGTTGCCTATGCTATTGTTCATCTGCTTCCTGTGGATATTATGGTTGCAACCAACAAAAATGCTTCCCTAGCAATGGTCTACGCACTTCTTATTTCTGCGGTCATATGGAATTTAGGGACATGGTATTTTGCCCTTCCAGTTTCAAGCTCGCATTCACTCATTGGCTCTATCATTGGCGTCAGTGCAACGTTTGGCGTTTTGAATGGGTTTGATATTTCCCAAAGTGTTAACTGGAAAGTCGTTTATGGTGTGCTTGCAGGCTTAGCCATTTCTCCTGTCATCGGCTTTGGTGTTGCATTTTTTATGATGCGGTTAGCTCGAAAATATATCGATAGTCCCAAATTATTTAAATCACCGACACAAGAAGAAAAACGTAAACACCCTAATTTTTGGGCACGTATGGGTATTATTGCCACAGGTGCAGGGGTTAGTTTTGCGCATGGCTCGAATGATGGTCAAAAGGGCATTGGTCTTATTATGATTATTCTCATTGGTATCTTACCTAATTATTATGCCCTCAATATGAACTCACATCAGTATAAAATAACTCAAACAAAAGACGCCGCCAACAATTTAGCGAGGTTTTATGCCGATAATAACGAAACATTGGTTCAAATGGTAAGTGAAAAAAGGCTTACGAGTGCCCTTAAAACAAAAAATACCATTGCAGAGTGTAACGTTGATCAAGTCGGTACATCGGCATCTTTGGTTGCTCAAAAGCTCGATAATTTAAAATCCTACGAAGACCTTATAGCAGAAGATATCTGGAGTGTTCGTACTACGATTTTATGTTCCGATAATTTCTTTGCTCAAGCGGAGAAGATATACCTTATTGGGGACAAAGACAAGTCAGACTACATTGCTACGCAGAGAAAAGCACTTGTTTCTCCCATAGAGTATGCCCCTACGTGGGTCATTATGGCTGTTGCTCTTGCGATTGGTATTGGTACGATGATAGGATATAAAAGAATTGTTGAAACTATTGGTGAAAAAATTGGTGCTAAACCGATTAATTATATGCAGGGAACGATTTCTCAATTGACAACAATGATCACCATTTTATTGGCAAACTTTGTACATGCTCCTGTGAGCACCACACATATTCTCTCCAGTGCCGTAACGGGTTCAATGGTCGCAGAACCTGATGGTGGTATCCAAAGAAGCACGGTGAAAATGATTGTTCTTTCATGGATTTTTACGTTACCCGTTACAGCAGTTCTTGGCTCAGCGATCTATATGCTTTTGAATTTTTTTATGAAATAA
- a CDS encoding MetQ/NlpA family ABC transporter substrate-binding protein, whose amino-acid sequence MALKQWKSKLSILVIVLFIFTANAFAENKHLIIGISPGPYGDLFKQAIAPSLAQKGYTIEIKEFSDYVQPNLALANKSIDANLFQHPMYLKKFAADKGLKLSALISVPTAGVGIYSKKYKSIAEIKEGSSLTLANDPTNLARALRYLQSVGLIKIKPEIDATKASEKDIVENPKKLKIHPLEAAQIPRTLDSVDIAVASGNYAISSGIYPTAIDREIIPEDYINIIAVRTDDLDAQYVKDIKEVVESEAFANIMSDPAKIFKDFQKPAWLKAKTK is encoded by the coding sequence ATGGCATTGAAACAATGGAAATCCAAATTATCCATTTTGGTTATAGTACTGTTCATTTTTACGGCAAATGCATTTGCAGAGAATAAACATTTAATTATTGGTATATCACCAGGCCCTTACGGTGATCTTTTTAAACAAGCGATTGCACCTAGTCTTGCACAAAAAGGGTATACCATAGAGATTAAAGAATTCAGTGATTATGTACAACCCAATCTTGCCCTTGCCAATAAATCAATTGATGCGAATCTCTTTCAACACCCCATGTATTTGAAAAAGTTTGCAGCGGACAAAGGTCTTAAACTCTCCGCACTGATCAGCGTTCCAACGGCAGGCGTTGGTATTTACTCTAAAAAATATAAATCGATTGCGGAAATTAAAGAGGGCTCTTCCCTTACCCTTGCCAATGACCCCACAAATCTAGCAAGAGCACTTCGTTATTTACAATCAGTAGGCCTTATTAAAATTAAACCAGAGATTGATGCAACGAAAGCTTCAGAGAAAGACATTGTGGAAAATCCAAAAAAACTTAAAATTCATCCGCTTGAGGCAGCTCAAATTCCTCGCACACTGGACAGTGTAGACATTGCTGTTGCTTCTGGAAATTATGCGATTTCTTCAGGTATTTATCCAACTGCGATTGATCGAGAAATTATTCCTGAAGACTATATCAACATCATTGCGGTCAGAACCGATGATTTAGATGCACAATATGTGAAAGATATCAAAGAAGTGGTTGAATCAGAGGCCTTTGCAAATATTATGAGTGATCCTGCTAAAATCTTCAAAGATTTTCAAAAACCTGCGTGGTTAAAAGCAAAAACAAAATAG
- a CDS encoding helix-turn-helix domain-containing protein: protein MFFKEFRDKLGISQKEAFEKLEIQQATLAKYESQSISPSSSVIKKYCETLNANPTFLFFGQEPHLLSATPQVSIETGYLLNDLSSLFSQDELAQKLREILIEALLKRVKGIIKEGTFVKLLDAFSLGSHVRQRPFLFLYYVFQIISVAKNQPNTTIQNAKQFIIETIQNFKTFSWKNQPAFTEKIKQDITELIDSDFTESECQLLIEQTDTVLILLERTMSPMVIKAHRGVFQS from the coding sequence ATGTTTTTTAAAGAATTTAGAGATAAACTTGGAATTTCACAAAAAGAAGCTTTTGAAAAATTAGAAATTCAACAAGCGACATTGGCAAAATACGAATCTCAGTCCATTTCCCCATCTTCATCAGTAATTAAAAAGTATTGTGAAACGCTTAACGCAAATCCAACTTTTCTTTTTTTTGGTCAAGAACCTCACTTATTATCTGCCACTCCTCAGGTTTCCATTGAAACTGGTTATCTTTTAAATGATTTATCTTCATTGTTTTCTCAAGATGAATTAGCACAAAAATTACGTGAAATTCTAATAGAAGCCCTTCTCAAAAGAGTAAAAGGTATTATTAAAGAAGGTACTTTTGTCAAACTATTAGATGCTTTTTCCTTAGGTAGTCATGTAAGGCAGCGACCATTTCTTTTTTTATATTATGTTTTTCAAATAATATCAGTTGCCAAAAATCAACCTAACACTACTATCCAAAATGCAAAACAATTTATTATTGAGACTATCCAGAATTTCAAAACATTTTCTTGGAAAAATCAACCAGCATTTACAGAAAAAATTAAACAAGATATTACAGAACTTATTGATAGTGATTTTACAGAAAGTGAATGTCAACTATTAATTGAACAAACAGATACTGTCCTAATTTTGCTTGAAAGGACTATGAGTCCGATGGTTATTAAAGCTCATCGAGGAGTTTTTCAGTCATAG
- a CDS encoding phosphoketolase family protein: MKHQPLSHQELQKIHAYWRAANYLSVGQIYLLDNPLLKEPLSLKHIKPRLLGHWGTTPGLNFIYAHMNRVIIQDDLNMFFIAGPGHGGPAVVANTYLEGTYSEIYPDISQDEKGLQKLFKQFSFPGGIPSHAAPETPGSIHEGGELGYALSHAYGAVFDNPDLIACCVVGDGEAETGPLATAWHSNKFLNPKRDGVVLPILHLNGYKIANPTVLARISHDELEKLFIGYGYEPYFVEGDEPMAMHQKMAETMDSIISKIKTIWHESRVNGSTERPSWPMIILRSPKGWSGPKEVDGLKTEGSWRSHQVPLSALDQKPEHITILENWMKSYQPEELFDKKGKLIPKLASLAPKGTKRMGANPHTNGGALLQPLHLPDFKTYAVDVQHHGKTSAESTRILGNFLRDVMRQNMHNFRVFGPDETASNRLGALFEVTNRVWMAEHYETDDHLTQDGRVMEILSEHTCQGWLEGYLLTGRHGFFSCYEAFIHIIDSMFNQHAKWLKVTSREIPWRKPIASLNYLLTSHVWRQDHNGFSHQDPGFIDVVVNKKAHIVNVYFPPDANTLLWVGAHCLKSLNAINVIVAGKQPELQWLGMEAAIEHCEKGIGIWEWASNDEGCEPDVVMACCGDVPTLESLAAVSILNDVVPKLKIRFINVVDLMTLEPHEEHQHGLSHEAFNCLFPKDTPVIFAYHGYPWLIHRLAYRRANHDHLHVRGYKEEGTTTTPFDMVVLNDMDRFHLVMDVMDRVPKMKPFAEVIKTKMRAKLCEHKTYIELYGQDMPEILNWKWARER, from the coding sequence ATGAAACATCAACCACTTTCACACCAAGAACTTCAAAAAATTCATGCTTATTGGCGTGCCGCTAATTATCTTTCCGTTGGGCAGATTTATTTGCTTGATAACCCCCTTTTGAAAGAACCTTTGAGTTTAAAGCATATTAAACCTCGCCTTTTAGGACATTGGGGTACAACACCAGGGCTTAATTTTATCTATGCGCACATGAACCGTGTTATCATTCAAGATGATCTCAATATGTTCTTTATCGCAGGACCTGGACATGGAGGACCCGCTGTCGTTGCCAATACATATTTAGAAGGAACATACAGCGAAATTTATCCTGATATTTCACAAGATGAGAAGGGACTTCAAAAGCTCTTTAAACAGTTCTCTTTTCCAGGCGGCATTCCTAGCCACGCCGCACCTGAAACACCGGGTTCTATTCATGAAGGAGGTGAACTGGGTTATGCCCTCTCCCATGCGTATGGTGCAGTCTTTGATAATCCTGATTTGATTGCGTGTTGCGTAGTAGGCGATGGTGAGGCCGAAACAGGCCCACTGGCTACCGCATGGCATTCCAATAAATTTTTAAACCCCAAACGTGATGGGGTAGTGCTTCCTATCTTGCATCTTAATGGCTACAAAATCGCCAATCCAACGGTATTGGCGCGTATTTCACACGATGAACTTGAAAAACTCTTCATCGGATATGGTTATGAGCCTTATTTTGTTGAAGGCGATGAGCCAATGGCAATGCATCAAAAAATGGCTGAAACGATGGATAGCATCATCTCCAAAATTAAAACGATTTGGCATGAATCCAGAGTCAACGGAAGTACAGAGCGTCCTTCTTGGCCAATGATTATTCTACGAAGTCCCAAAGGCTGGAGCGGTCCTAAAGAGGTCGATGGGCTCAAAACAGAAGGCTCATGGCGTTCACACCAAGTGCCGCTCTCAGCACTTGATCAAAAACCTGAACACATCACCATTCTTGAAAACTGGATGAAAAGCTATCAACCCGAAGAGCTTTTTGATAAAAAGGGCAAACTTATCCCTAAACTCGCTTCGCTCGCACCCAAAGGCACGAAACGTATGGGAGCAAACCCTCACACCAACGGTGGAGCGCTCCTTCAACCTTTGCATTTACCTGATTTTAAAACTTATGCAGTAGACGTTCAGCATCATGGAAAAACGAGTGCCGAATCTACCCGTATTTTAGGCAATTTTTTACGAGATGTCATGCGCCAGAACATGCACAACTTTCGTGTATTTGGCCCTGATGAAACGGCGTCCAATCGTCTAGGAGCTCTTTTTGAAGTGACGAATCGCGTCTGGATGGCAGAGCACTACGAAACCGATGACCATCTCACTCAAGATGGTAGAGTGATGGAAATACTCTCTGAACATACTTGCCAAGGCTGGCTTGAGGGATATCTCCTAACGGGAAGACATGGCTTTTTCTCCTGTTATGAAGCCTTTATCCACATCATCGACTCCATGTTTAATCAACATGCCAAATGGCTGAAGGTCACCAGTCGTGAAATACCATGGCGTAAACCCATTGCATCACTCAACTATCTTTTAACCTCACATGTTTGGAGACAAGACCACAACGGTTTTTCGCACCAAGACCCCGGATTTATTGATGTTGTTGTCAATAAAAAGGCTCATATTGTCAATGTCTATTTTCCCCCTGATGCTAACACCCTTTTGTGGGTTGGAGCGCACTGCCTTAAAAGTCTCAATGCCATTAATGTCATCGTTGCAGGCAAACAGCCTGAACTTCAGTGGCTTGGTATGGAAGCAGCAATCGAACATTGCGAAAAAGGAATTGGTATTTGGGAATGGGCAAGTAATGATGAAGGATGCGAGCCTGATGTGGTGATGGCATGTTGTGGTGATGTTCCCACGCTAGAGTCCTTAGCGGCAGTGAGTATTCTCAATGATGTCGTACCAAAACTTAAAATTCGTTTTATCAACGTTGTTGATTTAATGACACTTGAACCTCACGAAGAGCATCAACATGGTTTAAGTCATGAAGCCTTTAATTGTCTCTTCCCAAAAGATACACCGGTTATTTTTGCCTATCATGGCTACCCATGGTTAATTCACCGTTTGGCATATCGAAGAGCCAATCATGATCATTTACATGTAAGAGGGTATAAAGAAGAAGGAACGACTACCACACCCTTTGATATGGTCGTTTTAAACGATATGGACCGATTTCATTTAGTCATGGATGTGATGGATCGCGTGCCTAAAATGAAGCCTTTTGCCGAGGTAATTAAAACAAAAATGCGTGCTAAACTGTGTGAGCATAAAACCTACATTGAGCTGTATGGGCAAGATATGCCAGAGATTTTAAACTGGAAGTGGGCGAGGGAGCGCTAA
- a CDS encoding methionine ABC transporter ATP-binding protein translates to MVNIENVTVTFQTKEASFKAVDAINLQIQEGEIFGIVGTSGAGKSTLIRTINLLQKPTSGKIWIAGEDITEYTGLKLRTIRHTIGMIFQHFNLIHTKTVFDNVAFPMVIAGASKEAILQRVPALLELVGLSDKMHVYPSTLSGGQKQRVGIARSLANNPRILLCDEPTSALDLETTNAILDLLKEINKKLGITTILITHEMDVIKKICNKVAVMDKGVVVETGSVYDIFSLPKHPFTQKLVAHTLNLELPSRILQDVQGRLIKVVYNGDRAEEPILSDAIRTFGVDINVLHGKIEYIDEKPLGVLLLNINASSAQIEQIISYLKERTASVEVFHG, encoded by the coding sequence ATGGTAAATATCGAAAATGTAACGGTTACGTTTCAAACTAAAGAAGCCTCTTTTAAAGCCGTTGATGCTATTAATTTGCAGATTCAAGAGGGTGAAATATTTGGTATTGTGGGCACGAGTGGTGCTGGTAAAAGTACCCTTATTCGTACTATTAACCTTCTTCAAAAACCAACCTCAGGAAAGATATGGATTGCGGGAGAAGATATTACAGAATATACAGGATTAAAACTTAGAACCATCCGTCATACTATTGGGATGATTTTTCAGCATTTTAATCTCATTCATACAAAAACTGTTTTTGACAATGTCGCTTTTCCTATGGTTATTGCAGGAGCTTCTAAAGAGGCGATTTTACAAAGGGTTCCTGCACTTTTAGAGCTTGTCGGGTTATCGGACAAAATGCATGTTTATCCTTCCACCCTTTCAGGCGGGCAAAAACAACGTGTTGGTATTGCTCGGTCTCTTGCAAATAACCCTAGAATTCTTTTATGTGATGAACCTACCTCTGCGCTTGATCTTGAGACAACCAATGCAATTTTAGATCTTCTTAAAGAGATCAACAAAAAATTAGGCATTACGACCATTCTGATTACTCATGAGATGGATGTGATTAAAAAAATTTGTAACAAAGTTGCCGTGATGGATAAAGGTGTCGTGGTTGAAACAGGTAGTGTTTACGATATTTTCTCTCTTCCAAAACACCCTTTTACACAAAAATTAGTCGCACATACGCTTAATCTTGAGTTACCCTCTCGTATTTTGCAAGATGTGCAAGGGCGTCTCATTAAAGTTGTTTATAATGGAGATAGAGCAGAAGAACCCATATTAAGTGACGCGATTCGTACTTTTGGAGTAGACATTAATGTATTACATGGAAAAATTGAGTATATTGATGAAAAACCTCTGGGTGTACTTCTTTTAAATATTAATGCAAGTAGTGCTCAGATTGAACAAATTATAAGTTATCTTAAAGAACGCACTGCATCAGTGGAGGTATTTCATGGATAG
- a CDS encoding lactate/malate family dehydrogenase, whose translation MRVGIIGAGGVGVELVSYLLTLGNMSEIVLVNRNKDKAWAEIEDFSYVASFTYARNTHLHHGDYTDCTGCDVIVITAGATLKGNQTRDELLDENATLIKTIVHELHTYAPNAILLMVTNPVDILTHIAFKEGLYPRERLISAGTLVDTARFMKIVSQKVGIDPKNINGYVLGEHGKGSTLPWSICNICGLDVDTFCELNGLPLLDKAQIYQDVIHAGFEIFYKKGNTNHSIAASVFRIIRAIANDEHSVLPLGVYLDGEYGLSDVVLNVPVVVTREGATKILHYKLLPEELEALHVSARVMQKMAREVL comes from the coding sequence ATGCGTGTAGGAATTATCGGAGCGGGTGGTGTTGGTGTTGAATTGGTCAGCTATCTTTTGACGTTGGGCAATATGAGTGAGATCGTTTTAGTGAATCGCAATAAAGACAAAGCATGGGCAGAAATAGAAGATTTTTCCTATGTTGCATCTTTTACCTACGCACGAAATACCCACTTGCATCATGGCGATTACACCGATTGTACGGGATGTGATGTGATCGTCATTACCGCTGGAGCAACCCTCAAAGGCAATCAAACCAGAGATGAACTTCTAGACGAAAATGCCACATTGATCAAAACCATCGTTCATGAATTACATACCTATGCCCCCAATGCCATTTTACTTATGGTGACCAATCCCGTAGATATTCTTACTCACATCGCCTTTAAAGAGGGACTTTATCCACGGGAACGTCTTATCAGTGCAGGCACTTTGGTGGATACCGCGCGTTTTATGAAAATTGTCAGCCAGAAAGTAGGCATTGATCCTAAGAATATTAATGGCTATGTTTTGGGTGAACATGGCAAAGGAAGTACGCTTCCATGGAGTATTTGCAATATTTGTGGTCTGGATGTTGACACCTTTTGTGAACTCAATGGCTTGCCGTTGTTAGATAAAGCACAGATCTATCAAGATGTCATTCATGCAGGATTTGAAATTTTTTACAAAAAGGGCAATACGAATCATAGTATTGCGGCCAGTGTTTTTCGCATCATCCGTGCCATTGCGAATGATGAGCACTCTGTCCTCCCTCTAGGGGTTTATCTTGATGGCGAATATGGATTGAGCGATGTTGTTCTTAATGTCCCCGTCGTCGTTACCCGCGAAGGGGCAACTAAAATTCTTCATTACAAACTGCTTCCAGAAGAGCTTGAAGCGTTACATGTAAGCGCACGCGTGATGCAAAAAATGGCGCGTGAAGTGCTTTAG
- a CDS encoding methionine ABC transporter permease codes for MDSFIELLPDLLKAFWETLQMVGISFFFSIILGIPLGLFLFITDKGLFWENKFLNLFSGLLINVVRSTPYVILLVLLLPLTQMLIGSTIGPIAASFSLSVAAIAFYARLVQVSLCEVDKGVIEAATAYGATPFQIIKNVLLPEALPGLIRGLTVTGISLVGYSAMAGIVGGGGVGDLAIRFGYYRYETNVMIITVVILIILVQILQVFGDSIATKVDKK; via the coding sequence ATGGATAGTTTTATTGAACTTTTGCCCGATCTTTTAAAAGCATTTTGGGAAACATTACAAATGGTGGGTATCTCTTTTTTCTTCTCCATTATTTTAGGTATTCCTCTGGGGCTTTTTCTTTTCATAACTGACAAAGGGCTTTTTTGGGAAAATAAATTTCTCAATCTATTCAGTGGTTTGCTCATCAATGTTGTGCGTTCAACTCCCTATGTTATATTGTTGGTTTTACTTCTTCCTTTGACACAAATGCTCATTGGCTCAACCATAGGCCCCATTGCTGCTTCTTTTTCACTTTCCGTTGCAGCGATTGCTTTTTATGCGAGATTGGTGCAAGTATCATTGTGTGAAGTTGATAAAGGCGTTATTGAGGCGGCTACTGCTTATGGTGCAACACCGTTCCAAATTATTAAAAATGTTTTGCTCCCTGAAGCACTTCCTGGGCTTATTAGGGGACTCACAGTCACAGGCATCAGCCTTGTAGGATACTCTGCCATGGCAGGTATTGTGGGTGGTGGAGGCGTGGGCGATCTTGCAATTCGTTTTGGATATTATCGTTATGAAACGAACGTAATGATTATTACCGTTGTCATTCTTATTATTTTAGTGCAAATTCTCCAAGTATTTGGAGATAGCATTGCTACGAAAGTCGATAAAAAATAA